Sequence from the Candidatus Bathyarchaeota archaeon genome:
ACAGGTTTGCGCCGAAGCCGCACCTATGCATCCTCCTCGACGTGAGCCCTGAGACTGGGATGAGGAGGATAGGTAGGAGGCCTAAGACGGTATTCGAAAATGAGAAGCTCCAGGAGAGGGTGAGGAGGCTATACTTGGAACTTGTTGAGGATGGGGAGATCATCAGGGTGGATGCTGAGCGCCCCGTAGAAGAGGTCCAGAGAGATGTTAACCATATGGTAGAGGAACTCCTCAGAGGAAGAGGGATCATAAATTCTAAAGCCCAATGATAAGGGGTTTTGCCAGGCTTACAATAAAAATAAAATTTTCTAAAAGTTTATGATGGCATTGTTTATTGATAAGTAGGATCTGGTTGTAATGTTTCTATAAGATTCTTGATAGGTTGATGCTTTCAATTTATGGCTTTGGACCTTGGTCAGGCTCAGCTCTTCCTAACTCGTCTAAGCCTCTCTATGGAGCCCAAGAGGAGGGATATCGCCTCCGCGATGTCTCTCACCCTCTCGGGGTTCGCCTCGGAGTATAGAAGGTCGTTCATGGCGGAGAGCTTATCTATAAGGGTTGTCTCTAGGGACTCCCATACTAGCTCCCTCTTCACAGCCGTCTCCCCCTCAGCCTCTGAGACTATCACCACCCTCCTCTGGCACTTTGCGCACCAGATCTCTCCGGACTTGAGCTGGAAGAGGGGGGAGCCGCACTCGGGGCAGTTGTAGCTGAGCATCTTGGCCCCGGAACGTAGGAGCTCCGCCATACCCCTTGCATCTCCCCTTGAGCTGGACATAGCCTCTTACCTAGTATTCTTATCCCTGTCTTTTAGGGTTTTTGAGGTCGAGCCTAGAATAGGCTTTAAAGAGGATTCAGAGATGCGATGGGTGGGGCTGATGATGATTCTACAATTTATCCCAACCTTTCGGGATATTTTATAGTTACACCTATATTCCTGGCTAGTTCTGTTTCAGGGATTTGGGTTGAGGACTGTGAAGGCCTCTGCCTTTGCCCCTGGCCATCTGACGGGTTTCTTCCAGATCTGCGACGAGGATGAGGACCCCCTCCATAGGGGGGCTAGGGGTTCAGGGTGCTCCATAAACCTCGGGATCAGGACCAAAGTGGTGGGGGAGCCCGCTGAGCGGACTTCCTTCAAGGTTAGGATAAATGGTAGAGAGGCCCCAGACGCCGTGGTCTCCATGAGTGTTCTCAGGAGGATGATCCCACTTCTGGATGGGCCTTACAGCATAGTAGTAGACCATGAAGCTCAGATCCCTATAGGAGCCGGATTCGGGGCGAGTGGTGGGGGAGCCCTGAGCCTGGCCTTGGCTTTCAACGAGGCCTTCGGGTTGGGCCTCTCCCCCTTGGAGGCGGCTAGGGTTGCACATCTGGCGGAGATCGAGTGCAGGACAGGACTGGGAACCGTCTTGGCCGAGTTCGTGGGTGGGTTCGGGGCGATAGTCAAGCCAGGGGGGCCAGGGGTTGGGGAGGTGGTGAAATTTCACCACGGAGGTCTCTCGGTGGTATGCCTCCACCTCGGCCCCATCCAGACGAGGGAGGTGTTAAATGACCCTTTCCTTCGGGCTAGGGTGAACGAGGTTGGGGGAGGTTTTGTTGATGAGATCGTCAGGGATCCAAGCCCAGCCCACTTCATGAGCCTCTCCAGGAGGTTCGCGGAGTATCTAGGTTTGATAACGCCGAGGCTGAGGAGGATTCTTGATCTGGCTGATGAGGCTGGCGTGACCTGCACCATGTCCATGCTCGGGGAGACGGCGTTCGCCCTCGTAGAAGAGGAGGAGGCGGAGAGGCTGGTCGGGGTTCTAGAGCGGGAGGGGCATGGGGGAGAGCTCCTCATCGCGGAGATAGATGAAGAGGGGGCGAGAATCATCCCCTGAACCCTATTAGACGGCATCTAAGCCGAGAGGCTTGACGGAGCAGCGGCCAGAAGGCCCTTCAACGAGGCCATCGGGTCCATGTTTTATAGTTGCCCTGAGGACCTATAAGGGGTTTAGGCCCTCCTTAATACAAGGAAGTCCTCTACAACAGCCTCTCCGAGGTTCTTGGGGGTTGTGAAGAAGACCCTTCCAAGGCTCTCCCTCGCCAGCGCCCTGGCCATCTGCCGGAGCTCATCATCCTCGTCGAGCATTAATATGTTGAGGATTATCCCCTCCCTCCTGTAATGGCGGGCCTCCCTCAGAACCCCTCTCAGGGCTGCCTCGAAGCCTATAAAGGCCCCGTCCTCGTAGTTGGGGGCTGAGTCAGTTATCAGGTAGGCCTGCCTTTCCCCGGCCTCAAAGCTTGACTC
This genomic interval carries:
- a CDS encoding GHMP kinase, which gives rise to MRTVKASAFAPGHLTGFFQICDEDEDPLHRGARGSGCSINLGIRTKVVGEPAERTSFKVRINGREAPDAVVSMSVLRRMIPLLDGPYSIVVDHEAQIPIGAGFGASGGGALSLALAFNEAFGLGLSPLEAARVAHLAEIECRTGLGTVLAEFVGGFGAIVKPGGPGVGEVVKFHHGGLSVVCLHLGPIQTREVLNDPFLRARVNEVGGGFVDEIVRDPSPAHFMSLSRRFAEYLGLITPRLRRILDLADEAGVTCTMSMLGETAFALVEEEEAERLVGVLEREGHGGELLIAEIDEEGARIIP